Below is a genomic region from Gadus chalcogrammus isolate NIFS_2021 chromosome 19, NIFS_Gcha_1.0, whole genome shotgun sequence.
TCATTCCGACGGCCCTTGAACCAACCTTTACGCGCACTGTTTAATTGTCCACTCCTCACTCAGGGTATAAATACTACGAGACGCTGGGGACACACCAGCCGCTGGGCTGTCAGATCTCCTGTTACCTGGTGACGCCCACCCACCCCGACGCCCTGAGCCCCGTGTACGACTGGACCAGCGCGCCGCTGGGCAGCCAACACTTGCAGAGCAGCGGGGTAGGTGGCGTTTGAATGTtgggggacagagggacggacgtGTTGAGCGTTCGGTCTGGGGTGTTCTCCCCAAGGAGGGGTTCCCAAACCAAACACTTATTTTCATGCATCCTGGTGAATTAGTTCACCAGGATgcagtttagtttttttattaGTTTGCACCAATGGGTGTCTTTTCTTCAATTGTTTATGGTgaaaatttcaaattataataaaatacattgcagTAAGGCTCTCAGGCCTTTTGTATTGCTTTCAATTATTTATTCCTCTGTGTATGTTTTTTGGGGTGCAAAAAAGGACCCAGCGCTGAAGATCAAATGTTATAGAGCTATAGAgatttttcaaagtaaaagtcctctGTTTCTATCCTGTTTTATTGGGGGGAACCAATGCACATGTTCTCAATAATGAGGGGGAATTATCCCCTGCgtctacatacacacatgcatgtttgtCTGCACACATGGCTTGAAACCATGTCTGGTTTTGTCTGACTGAAAGGCAGCCTACCAATTGTCATTTTGTGTGTTCCTTAGCAGCAGTCGTGGCCCCCGGGGGTCCCTGAAGTCTCGGTGGGTCAACCCGTAGCACTTGAGTCCCCACAGTTCTACCCCGTCCTACCGGTTCCCAGACACGGAAAAGGTAACCCCATTTCTTCCGCACATATTCAAACCATAAAAACCAGAGGAAAGAcgtatctttattttttattgtttgcatcGTTAGGTGCTTAAAGCAGAGTGCCAAAAACAATTTTGATTGCCAATACTATTAATAcgataaataataatagcatAAATGTTATAGAATATAACAAACACCCTAAGCTGAGGCAAGATAGGGATGTGTGTGGGTTAAGTAATAGCATCAATGGGCCTTGttcacctagcggccatcttggttccagcTCGGTTCCAGCTAGGTGGACACCAGCTGGTCTAGCTCGTGTTTAgagccaacatggccgccaggtGAAGGCCCATGGCCCCATCAAACTATTCAAGTTTAGACAGACTACATGTCCGCCTGGTTATGTTTCACTTGCGGTCATCCACACTCTAACACCCTGCACATCATGACGCCCGCAGGTCGCAAGAAGCTGCGTCTCTACGAGTACCTGCACGAGGCGCTGAGCGACCCGGCCATGGCCGACTCCATCCAGTGGACCGACACGGCCAACGGCACCTTCCACTTCGTCTCCAAGAACAAGGAGCGGCTGGCCGAGTGCTGGGGCCAGCGCAAGGGCAACCGCAAGACCATGACCTACCAGAAGATGGCTCGCGCCCTGCGCAACTACAGCCGCAGCGGCGAGATCATCAAGGTGCGCCGCAAACTCACCTACCAGTTCAACCCGGCCATCCTCCAGAGGCTGGGCGGGATAGACCAGGGGCCCCAGCTGAGGGCCCCCGCCAACCCCTCCGGGCCGGGCGGGGCCCAGGGACCGCCTGGGGAGCCCGCGTCTTATGGGCCTGATTGGTACAGCTGGTATGGGCACTaccctctgcaggaacagtggTTTTCGGCCACGGACCCACGACACCTTTGACGGAAAGACAAAACAGGAGATTGCCACCGTTTCGTCCGTGTTCGTTTTGTACAGACTTGAATTTGGTTTTAAAGCAGCAGTAGCATTTGCTTCTTTTGTTGTGTCATTAGTAAGCGTCATCATTATTAACTAATAATATAACTTAATTCTAACTAACTTTGTTCAAAGTTTGTTATAAGTGTAGCAATgccgttttttttaaattataatattcagtatatacagtatgattTCGAAATGTACAAAGTTGTGTTAGtatattatatttatgataTCGCTATTTCTATTTCAACGTGTTTTTCTGTCACTTTCTCAGTATTAATCcagggaaaaaaaacatcagcttTAGGCTTATTGTATTTTGCCGTATTGTTTTTTGCACTCTATTTGTTTGAATTTTGATGATTTTTAAACAATAAACCTGTGTCATTACATCACTGCCTTTGTAATAATCCTTTCTGCAGCCACCTCACCCGGTCTTAATCTTCCTTTTGTTTAaactcttatttatttttaccggAAGACATTCAGGGTTTCATGCAGACCATGTTTGTTAGttaagggggtggggggcaccTTTGGTAACTCTTTTAGAGGGCCCTTTTTTTCCCTGTTTTATACTTataatatttacaattaaaaaaaatgcataattaTAAAAGTTGTAAAGTGCTGTGGGATACCCTGACATTGTATattacaaaaaagaaaaagaaaagatagataaaaaaattatatttctaTATCTAAAATATCCCACTAAACATTCTCAAGCATCGACAAACGGCCACAACGGGCCCAGAATAAAGTCAGTCAGTTTGGACACTTTGGGGGTGGGTGAAGAAATATTGCCGCAGCAAACGTGCGTTTCCTCCGCACAGGGAGCCGTGCTTCCCCAGGCATCGCAGCCCCGTGTTATCTCACCCAGAGAGGGCAGGATGTGGTCAGTGCTGGGGGTCCCCACTGTTCTCTGTGGGACGGGTGGCAATTGTTGTTGTGCACCAGGGGGGAAAAACGCTGGTGTGAAAacgggagagcagaggaggaggagaggaaaaacgaaaagaaaaaaactgttcTCACACTTCTTTAACCAGGGGAGGGTTAAATAAAGAGTCTGTGTACGTTTTTGTGTCAGACACTCTCAATTTGGGCACAGCACCTTGTTCCAAAGTTGGATATCACTAAAGGAGAGGCCACCTCAACTGAAACAGCCATGGTAAAGGGATTGCTCTTGTTGGATGGATTGCTAGGAGTCATACAAGGAAAGGAGCACTGAGAATTAACCTTATTTATATCTCTTTTCCTAATAACAGAATTCCTTGCAAGATAACCAATCAGATCTGGAGGTGATTATGGACTTTCTAGAGGAGTACTACAGGCAGAATCGGGACAACGGATTGGGAAATCGTCAGTAGGCCTTTACACTACACTAGCTCTATGtagatattgtttttgtttgcttaTCCTCTGGTTTTGATAGGAAATGGTATGAGAACAACTTCAACATATTTAGCCTTGCAAAGCATCTTTGAGATACTTAGAATTCAGTTTTCTAACATACATGTTTTCCATTCTTCCAGTGGATGATGTCTACTGGACAACAAGTGTGTCCGTGGACGACCCATCATGTGAACATCAGCACTTCACCTGTCACGAGAGCCTCGTAAGTCACTCCATTACCGTCATCCTATATTTCCATTGATATATTCACTTGATTAAATGTTTACACGTGTaacaataggcctatatgtcCACTTTCAGAACTCAAAGCCTGTCCTCCTACAACCAATTCTGAAACAAGAGAGCGACGTGACACCGAGCTACATCCCAGCCACCGTATCTGGCCCCTGGGTGCTTAATAGGAAGTGTGACCCTGACGATGACCAGGGCCACCACACCGCGATAGGGCGGTCTGCTGCACACACCTCGCCTGGCACAGGTGAGTTCTGCTTTTCCTCAGTCACTAGATACCGTTTAATGAGTTTTGTGCAGCCtaagggaaacaaaacaaagagagCAAATACACGGCCTTCCCTTTACTGTAACACACAATGGACGTGTGTGGGCACGGTGTTTTACATATCAGATAATAACCGCACTTTTTATAACTCGCTTGCCTGGTCTTTTAGGAACGTCACGGCAAGAGATTTTCTGGCCTTAGTTTAGGGGAAATTATTAACTGTATTCTTCCGAATAACCACAAACTGTTGGGAGTTGACACAAGGCAAGCGTGCTGCGtgacattaaaaaataattaggCCTACCTGGTTTATAGTTTTGTCTGCGGTTGACATTAATCGAACATGATCCCCATGTCATATTTCTTCCAAAGATGTAATAACAGCTCTGTTGTTCCTCCCCCCGTCCGTCACCTGCAGGCAGGAAAACCAGGCTGTTTCATTTTTTGTTCGAGATGTTGGAGGACCCCGCCATGGCCCACTGTGTGTCCTGGGTGCCGGCGGCGGCCAACAGCACCGGCGTGTTCCGGTTCTCCTCTGGGAACAAGGACCAGGTGGCGGCGCTCTGGGGCCAGCGGAAGGGCAATAAGAGGCCCATGACGTATCAGAAGATGTCGCGAGCGCTGAGAAACTACGCGCGCTCCGGGGAGATCTTCAAGGTGAAGAGGAAGCTCACCTACCAGTTCGGCCAGGACACCCTGAAGTCACTACAGCAGTGTCGCCATGGCCGACATTAGGACTCTTTTCCTGCCAACGACTTTTTTACTCgttcttgtcccccccccccctgtgaaaCCTTACGTTCAATTGTGTTCttgtatatatattcattttttCTTCCTATGAAGCCTTCTAGGTCTACTTTCCTTATTCTAAACTTCTGTTTACACTGCGTTCCCATTACCAAGTTTAGAGTTGGcctaggctttttttttttattagaaaatgtaattaaaacgcACTTGCTGTCAGTCAGTGGCTGTCTaatactgtaggcctacttatgtttgttgtttttttgacgTGAGGGGTTCCCATGATAGAAAATATAGTATTAAatgcaatcaaataaaaaatgtaaagatTGTCTGCGCATAGttactttttttaattaaccTTAAAAAATTCACAAACGTTTGACATCCATCCCACATTTCTTGTAAAAACATAAATGGCGTGCTTCTTTGAatcgcgcctgtgtgtgtgtgcgtgtgtttgcgcgcgcATGTGCACATCCGCCTGCAAGGGTCAGTGTTGCCCAGCATGCAGGGTCCTCTTCTATTTTCTCCCGCCAGACCAGTGTATGACCTCATGGTGGAGTCGCCCCAGTGATGCGACCTCGTGCATAACCGCTCCATTTCCAAATGGTTTTGTGTTGGATGCATTTTGTGGTGACCCACTTGATACCGTCCTAATCCTACTAGCATCTGACGCCGCCCGGGGCCCGCTCTGTGTGAGTTATAATTGGGATTAAAACAGACACGGGGCCCCCTTGCCTCGATAGGGGAAGGACACATCCTTCAAACTGGAGCCAAAAAGTCACCTGGGTCCTTACTGAGTATGCTCAGAATACACAGTCATCCCAAGACGAGGTATGCAGGTTAACCGTAAAGGTCATTGTTTTCACCACCAGTTCCAGATTTAGAGTATCAGGTATGCTATTGTATATTTAAGCAAAGTAACGCAACGCTGACAGCAAATATCTTATGTAATGAATAACAGCATTCCGGTGACGATGTGCTTGACGCATTGAGTGATGGGTTTAATTGAATGATGGAATGAACTCCATCAGTTTTGAAGATGACACCCTGCTTATTTTCATGCAATACATATTTATTagtcacattcattcattcacttatTTAGTTAATTAATctgctcattcattcattactgCATTCAGATTCCACAAAGGCAATTGGTTGTACATCTAATGGGAAAACCTGTACTAATTTCTGTATAACAATGGACTAACAATGGTTGAAGAGGataaaacaagataacacttaaTTCATTTTTGAACTTTGAACAAGcctattcattcatttaataaTAAGGGTTTCTCAGTGTCCACTGACTTGTTCCAAAACGGCACTGATCATGAACTAAGTACTTTCCCTTGGATGTGCATCGTATCCAGAACCTATGAGCTCACCCCTGGAGCTGTTACTGAGGCCGACAGCCAGGGAAACAATGGAGCTGAGCATCCACGGATGGAGTTCCACAGAGGAGGGGCCTCGACCATCCCTCCCCTCTATATAAGACCCCGGGAGCCCGGCCCCGGCTCGACACGTCCCTCTTCcgtccctccccttccctgtGGAGAACCACACTACCGGAGGACACCCAGAGAACTCCTCATCTCCCAACACTCTGGTCCTATCCACCGGTCCTGACGCCAGCTCCACCAGCTTGCTCTCACCTCTCCCATCCCGGGGTCTGAGGGGTTCTGCCCTAGCCGACCCGCCTgggctcctccacacacacacacacacacccccctccccccagcgctCCCGTCGGACACAACCCACACCCACCCGCCCGCCGCGACCCGCctgctctctcctttcctcgtCGAGTACCTGACGCCGACGCTTCCGGATCACGCTCAGGATGCCGGAACCCACTAAGAAAGGTAGgcgaaggggtggggggggcggaagTTCTCCCTGGAGTTTGGaggtgtgttgtctgtgtgtgtggaagataAACAGACAGGCTGCAACTGATGGTCGAAGTGAATCCAGCAGCAAAGCACTCTGTTAATATGAAATACGAGAATACCAGATCGATTGGTGTCATGTGATATTTATTGTTGTGACtcattatatattttgttgttgCGGTTTAAGTCATTGGTTCGGCACATTGCTGTACTTTCTAGTGTATTGTCCCATGAGGAATGAATGTGAGGCTGCTGCTGTCAGCTGGCTGGTTCCTGGAAAGTAATTTTGACCATTGGGTCATCTCACAGCTGTTTTCAGAAGGACGCGATCCATCTGGCTATGGGGAAAGTACTCACTTGTGGCCTAggctctgtgtgcatgcgtgtgtgtgtgtgtgggggggggggggtttgtcatTACGGACTGTACTTCTCTCTGGAATTGTTGATCCCATGAAGAGGCGAGCCTAGGGAGGGTCATGATGAGGATGATACTGACGATGAAGCACTCACAGTGTGTTGTGGACTCCAAAACTGCTTTGCATACGGATGAGAGACAGCGATGTCACTGGACCGGGGCCAGGGCTCACAGGGGCTGGTATACCAAGGGTTCCTACTACAGCATATAACCTTATTGGGTTCGGAGTCCATATTCAACCACAAAACGAAGCTAAACACAGCCCCCAGCCctgccccctctctcacccccccccccccgcccccctgtcaTTTGTCTGCAGCATCGCGTCCATCAACATTCCCGGTTAAAGCCCCCTTCGTCTGTCACTACCATATTCTGTTACCCCCCGCTGCCCCTCCTATTCTTCTCCATTACCCCAACCCTGTGGGGAGTTTGTCAGGGAGGCTCATGTCCATGTAGAGGAAGTGGAACATTTTGTTCATCATTTGGACG
It encodes:
- the spic gene encoding transcription factor Spi-C isoform X1, giving the protein MVLAEGPPYKMSALDTDINQHFQDAIDVIQHHSESPYSDPGYKYYETLGTHQPLGCQISCYLVTPTHPDALSPVYDWTSAPLGSQHLQSSGQQSWPPGVPEVSVGQPVALESPQFYPVLPVPRHGKGRKKLRLYEYLHEALSDPAMADSIQWTDTANGTFHFVSKNKERLAECWGQRKGNRKTMTYQKMARALRNYSRSGEIIKVRRKLTYQFNPAILQRLGGIDQGPQLRAPANPSGPGGAQGPPGEPASYGPDWYSWYGHYPLQEQWFSATDPRHL
- the spic gene encoding transcription factor Spi-C isoform X2; this translates as MVLAEGPPYKMSALDTDINQHFQDAIDVIQHHSESPYSDPGYKYYETLGTHQPLGCQISCYLVTPTHPDALSPVYDWTSAPLGSQHLQSSGQSWPPGVPEVSVGQPVALESPQFYPVLPVPRHGKGRKKLRLYEYLHEALSDPAMADSIQWTDTANGTFHFVSKNKERLAECWGQRKGNRKTMTYQKMARALRNYSRSGEIIKVRRKLTYQFNPAILQRLGGIDQGPQLRAPANPSGPGGAQGPPGEPASYGPDWYSWYGHYPLQEQWFSATDPRHL
- the spi2 gene encoding transcription factor Spi-B, with the protein product MDFLEEYYRQNRDNGLGNLDDVYWTTSVSVDDPSCEHQHFTCHESLNSKPVLLQPILKQESDVTPSYIPATVSGPWVLNRKCDPDDDQGHHTAIGRSAAHTSPGTGRKTRLFHFLFEMLEDPAMAHCVSWVPAAANSTGVFRFSSGNKDQVAALWGQRKGNKRPMTYQKMSRALRNYARSGEIFKVKRKLTYQFGQDTLKSLQQCRHGRH